One window of Stenotrophomonas indicatrix genomic DNA carries:
- a CDS encoding LysR substrate-binding domain-containing protein, with the protein MNVMPQSCLASDGRDSLTASFSASYAGVLAFIAVAAEGSFARAGDRLGIGRSAVSRSVQKLEGQLGVRLFLRTTRSTTLTREGELFLEGCSPGVASILQALDEMRDLREGPPRGHLRISATHGFGRRVIAPLLSAFRAEYPQVSVELLLDEQAPDLAADRIDVAFRDGVLEDSQVIAKQLVPMQLVICASPAYAQAHGLPEEVEAVSAHACIGRRLPGGRLQRWDFRVEGQDVNLQPPAEVVFNDADLVLQAVIDGLGIAQLPSYQVSAALRTGAVLTCLDRYAPHDRGHYLCYLSRRQLPKRIRAFIDFSTQRIRSLDLDVFSHWEARQQAAAHRDAAPAWA; encoded by the coding sequence ATGAATGTCATGCCGCAGTCCTGTCTGGCCAGCGACGGCCGCGATTCCCTCACGGCGTCCTTCTCCGCCAGCTATGCCGGGGTTCTGGCATTCATCGCGGTAGCCGCCGAGGGCAGCTTCGCCCGCGCCGGTGATCGCCTCGGCATCGGTCGTTCGGCAGTCAGCCGCAGCGTGCAGAAGCTGGAGGGACAACTGGGCGTGCGCCTGTTCCTGCGCACCACGCGCTCGACAACACTGACCCGCGAAGGCGAGCTGTTCCTGGAGGGCTGCAGCCCGGGCGTTGCCAGCATCCTGCAGGCGCTGGACGAGATGCGCGACCTGCGCGAGGGACCACCGCGCGGGCATCTACGGATCAGTGCGACCCATGGTTTCGGACGGCGGGTGATCGCCCCGCTGCTGTCTGCGTTCCGCGCGGAGTATCCGCAGGTCTCGGTCGAGCTGCTGCTGGACGAGCAGGCGCCGGACCTGGCCGCCGATCGCATCGATGTGGCGTTCCGCGATGGCGTGCTGGAAGACAGCCAAGTGATCGCCAAGCAGCTGGTGCCGATGCAGCTGGTGATCTGTGCGTCGCCTGCATACGCACAAGCGCATGGCCTGCCGGAGGAAGTCGAGGCCGTGTCCGCCCACGCGTGCATCGGTCGACGCCTTCCCGGTGGGCGCCTGCAGCGCTGGGACTTCCGTGTGGAGGGCCAGGATGTGAATCTGCAGCCGCCGGCGGAGGTGGTGTTCAATGATGCCGATCTTGTCCTGCAGGCAGTGATCGACGGGTTGGGGATCGCCCAGCTGCCCAGCTACCAGGTAAGTGCTGCGCTGCGCACAGGCGCTGTACTGACCTGCCTGGATCGCTACGCGCCCCACGATCGTGGCCATTACCTGTGCTATCTCAGCCGACGCCAGCTGCCCAAGCGGATCCGCGCGTTCATCGACTTCAGCACCCAACGCATACGTTCGCTGGATCTGGATGTGTTCTCGCACTGGGAAGCGCGGCAGCAGGCGGCAGCGCATCGCGATGCGGCCCCGGCATGGGCATGA
- a CDS encoding sigma factor-like helix-turn-helix DNA-binding protein, translating to MDTSSASIRAAACPASERVWQAFLAALHELPPDMRAVLLLHDVLGAGVEDIVPLLGLDLTTCRQRLEHARAHLLARRDFQEPGTP from the coding sequence ATGGATACCTCATCTGCCTCGATCCGCGCAGCAGCCTGCCCCGCCAGTGAACGGGTCTGGCAGGCCTTCCTTGCCGCATTGCACGAACTGCCACCGGACATGCGGGCCGTGCTGTTGCTGCATGACGTGCTGGGTGCGGGCGTCGAAGACATCGTGCCCCTGCTGGGGCTGGACCTGACGACATGCCGCCAGCGCCTGGAGCATGCACGCGCCCACCTGCTTGCCCGACGCGACTTCCAGGAGCCCGGAACACCATGA
- a CDS encoding SDR family oxidoreductase → MKILVIGGTGRIGSKVVDRLHTAGHEVVVAAPSTGIDVLSGEGLAAAMAGTEVVVDLANSPSFEDAAVLSFFVTAGHNILAAAAQAGVRHHVALSVVGTDKLAASGYFRGKIAQERLIRDSGLAYTIIHSTQFFEFLPGIIQAAGDGQTLHLPTAAVQPIAAEDVADAVARIAQQTPANGVVEIAGPERESMAVLAQHFLQATGDVRNVVGDAQAHYFGAQLQQDTLVPVGQAWLGTIGFERWLQQSGLVQGQPA, encoded by the coding sequence ATGAAGATCCTCGTCATCGGTGGCACCGGCCGCATCGGCAGCAAGGTGGTCGATCGCCTGCATACGGCCGGCCATGAGGTCGTCGTCGCTGCACCCTCCACCGGTATCGATGTGCTGAGCGGCGAGGGTCTGGCCGCTGCGATGGCGGGTACCGAGGTGGTGGTCGACCTGGCCAACTCACCCTCGTTCGAAGATGCGGCGGTTCTGTCGTTCTTCGTGACTGCCGGCCACAACATCCTGGCGGCCGCGGCGCAGGCGGGCGTACGCCATCATGTCGCGCTGTCGGTGGTGGGTACCGACAAGCTGGCCGCCAGCGGCTATTTCCGCGGCAAGATCGCCCAGGAACGCTTGATCCGCGATTCCGGCCTGGCGTACACGATCATCCACTCGACGCAGTTCTTCGAGTTCCTGCCGGGCATCATCCAGGCAGCCGGTGACGGCCAGACCCTGCATCTGCCGACCGCCGCAGTGCAGCCGATCGCCGCCGAGGATGTGGCCGATGCGGTTGCGCGCATCGCGCAGCAGACGCCGGCCAACGGCGTAGTGGAGATCGCCGGTCCGGAGCGTGAATCGATGGCAGTGCTGGCGCAGCACTTCCTGCAGGCAACCGGTGACGTGCGCAACGTGGTCGGCGACGCCCAGGCGCACTACTTCGGTGCGCAGCTGCAGCAGGACACGCTGGTACCGGTGGGCCAGGCATGGCTCGGCACGATCGGCTTCGAGCGCTGGTTGCAGCAGTCCGGGCTGGTACAGGGCCAGCCGGCCTGA
- a CDS encoding alpha/beta fold hydrolase, translating into MNTVTRTLAATALALSMQAGLSAQAAAPARPSAPSAVARTASTITTADGVQLYYKDWGPKNGPVVTFSHGWPLDSDSWESQMMFLADHGYRVVAHDRRGHGRSSQPWDGNDMDHYADDLATVINTLDLKDVTLVGFSTGGGEVARYIGRHGTGRVKKAVLISSVPPFMLKTADNPGGVPIEVFDGIRKAQLENRSQLYRDIPSGPFYGFNRPGAKVNQAMVDAWWAQGMLGGQKNTYDSIAAFSATDFRGDLEKFDVPTLVIHGDDDQIVPIDVAGRMSAKLIKGARLIVYPGAPHGLTETHKDKVNQDLLAFLQQK; encoded by the coding sequence ATGAACACCGTTACCCGCACGCTCGCTGCAACTGCCCTGGCCCTGTCGATGCAGGCGGGCCTGTCGGCCCAGGCCGCCGCGCCGGCACGCCCTTCCGCACCCAGCGCTGTCGCGCGCACCGCCAGCACCATCACCACCGCCGATGGTGTGCAGCTGTACTACAAGGACTGGGGCCCGAAGAACGGGCCGGTGGTGACCTTCAGCCATGGCTGGCCACTGGATTCGGACAGCTGGGAATCGCAGATGATGTTCCTGGCGGACCACGGTTACCGGGTGGTCGCACACGACCGCCGTGGCCACGGTCGTTCCAGCCAGCCCTGGGATGGCAACGACATGGATCACTACGCCGATGACCTGGCCACGGTGATCAATACGCTGGATCTGAAGGACGTCACGCTGGTGGGCTTCTCCACCGGCGGCGGCGAAGTGGCGCGCTACATCGGTCGCCATGGCACGGGACGGGTGAAGAAGGCCGTGCTGATCAGTTCGGTGCCGCCGTTCATGCTGAAAACCGCAGACAACCCCGGTGGCGTTCCGATCGAAGTGTTCGACGGCATCCGCAAGGCGCAGCTGGAGAACCGTTCGCAGCTGTACAGGGACATTCCGTCCGGTCCGTTCTATGGATTCAACCGACCGGGCGCGAAGGTCAACCAGGCGATGGTCGATGCATGGTGGGCGCAGGGCATGCTGGGTGGGCAGAAGAACACCTACGACTCGATCGCGGCGTTCTCGGCGACCGACTTCCGCGGTGACCTGGAAAAGTTCGATGTGCCGACCCTGGTGATCCACGGCGACGACGATCAGATCGTGCCGATCGACGTGGCGGGACGGATGTCCGCCAAGCTGATCAAGGGCGCCAGGCTGATCGTCTACCCGGGTGCGCCGCATGGTCTGACCGAGACCCACAAGGACAAGGTCAACCAGGACCTGCTGGCCTTCCTGCAGCAGAAGTAA
- a CDS encoding cupin domain-containing protein, giving the protein MRSLCSLALLALLPLTSIAATPPPTAPEPIVREVMTRPLPEQPGKEALILTVQYPPGGADPVHRHDAHGFVYVLQGRIVMGVAGGREVTLGPGEAFHEGPDDLHTVGRNASQTEPATFVVFLIKDIGKPAVLPPR; this is encoded by the coding sequence ATGCGTTCTCTCTGTTCCCTCGCCCTGCTGGCCCTGCTGCCGTTGACCAGCATCGCCGCCACACCGCCGCCCACCGCACCCGAGCCCATCGTGCGCGAGGTCATGACCCGTCCGTTGCCGGAACAGCCGGGCAAGGAAGCACTGATCCTGACGGTGCAGTACCCACCCGGCGGCGCCGATCCCGTGCACCGGCACGACGCCCACGGCTTCGTCTATGTGCTGCAGGGCCGCATCGTGATGGGCGTGGCCGGTGGCCGCGAGGTTACGCTCGGCCCCGGGGAGGCCTTCCATGAAGGTCCGGACGATCTGCACACCGTCGGCCGTAATGCCAGCCAGACCGAACCGGCGACATTCGTCGTGTTCCTGATCAAGGACATCGGCAAGCCAGCGGTACTGCCACCACGCTGA
- a CDS encoding carboxymuconolactone decarboxylase family protein, with translation MSQRLDYAAQSPELFRKLGTFSHAVHNSSIEAPIIDLVNIRASQLNGCGFCLDMHVKEATIRGERALRLHHVAAWRESNLFSARERACLAWTDVLTHLPAQGVADDVYERVRGQLSEQEIVDLTYAVMAINAWNRANVAFRTQPGSLDQAFGLDKAGLA, from the coding sequence ATGAGCCAACGCCTGGACTACGCCGCACAGTCGCCCGAACTCTTCAGGAAGCTCGGCACCTTCTCCCATGCCGTGCACAACAGTTCGATCGAAGCGCCCATCATCGACCTGGTCAACATCCGCGCCTCGCAGCTCAACGGCTGCGGGTTCTGCCTGGACATGCATGTGAAGGAAGCGACGATCCGCGGCGAGCGCGCACTGCGCCTGCACCACGTCGCGGCGTGGCGCGAATCGAACCTGTTCAGCGCGCGCGAACGTGCCTGCCTGGCATGGACCGACGTACTCACCCACCTGCCTGCGCAAGGTGTTGCGGACGACGTGTATGAGCGAGTACGCGGGCAGCTGTCCGAACAGGAAATCGTCGATCTGACCTACGCGGTGATGGCGATCAATGCCTGGAACCGCGCCAACGTCGCCTTCCGTACGCAACCCGGCTCGCTGGACCAGGCCTTTGGCCTGGACAAGGCCGGTCTGGCCTGA
- a CDS encoding MFS transporter has protein sequence MSILLSPEYPVPLSPPRRRPPNWILIIASLGCTMTVLETNAVAVALPTIARDLQADFADIEWVISCYILSFTSLLLPAGAIADRHGRRRVLLIGIALFAIASLTCALAPTASALYLARAFQGVGAAFLLAPSLSVIGHEFHEGKQRDDAWAFWGTAMGMMMVLSPLIGGLLSSLWGWRSVFIAILPFLAFLAYGAIRWVPDSADAVVRPLDPPGIITFSMAIFGIVFFLVEGLAQGWTSVVALAGLGLGIAMGALFAGIELKRRHPMVDLRLLASPRFVGALIAMIGYAVSAQVMASMLPQYLQNGVGLSALATGAGMLPFAAAMLLFPSVGRRLGRRFSSEMVLAIGLSITAAGNALAGIGAWHNTPMVALLAMVIIGAGGGILNGETSKAIIGSAPRDRAGMASGISATTRFVGILLGFTVLSSALTVGIRAGLSARVPAEEVMRLADTIATGALSQGDPVDLARAIYSQGFAASLWTAAIAATLASLAVALLRKRN, from the coding sequence ATGTCCATTCTTCTCTCACCCGAGTATCCGGTGCCCCTCTCCCCTCCCCGCCGCAGGCCGCCCAACTGGATCCTGATCATCGCCTCGCTCGGCTGCACGATGACAGTGCTGGAAACCAACGCCGTGGCCGTTGCGCTACCGACCATCGCGCGGGACCTGCAGGCTGACTTCGCCGACATCGAATGGGTGATCAGCTGCTACATCCTGTCCTTCACCTCGCTGCTTCTCCCCGCCGGTGCCATCGCCGATCGCCACGGTCGCAGGCGGGTGCTGCTGATCGGCATCGCACTGTTCGCCATCGCATCGCTGACCTGTGCGCTGGCCCCCACGGCCAGCGCGCTGTATCTGGCCCGCGCGTTCCAGGGCGTGGGAGCAGCCTTCCTGCTGGCGCCGTCACTGTCGGTGATCGGCCACGAGTTCCACGAAGGCAAGCAACGCGACGATGCCTGGGCCTTCTGGGGCACGGCAATGGGCATGATGATGGTGCTGTCGCCATTGATCGGCGGGCTGTTGTCCTCGTTGTGGGGATGGCGTTCGGTGTTCATCGCGATCCTGCCCTTCCTCGCCTTCCTGGCCTACGGCGCGATCCGCTGGGTACCCGACTCCGCCGACGCGGTGGTACGCCCGCTGGATCCGCCCGGCATCATCACCTTCAGCATGGCGATCTTCGGCATCGTGTTCTTCCTCGTGGAAGGACTCGCACAGGGCTGGACATCGGTGGTGGCGCTGGCCGGCCTGGGCCTGGGCATCGCGATGGGCGCGCTGTTTGCCGGCATCGAACTCAAACGTCGGCATCCGATGGTCGACCTGCGGCTGCTTGCCAGCCCGCGCTTCGTCGGTGCACTCATCGCCATGATCGGCTACGCGGTCAGCGCGCAGGTGATGGCTTCGATGCTGCCGCAGTACCTGCAGAACGGCGTCGGCCTGAGTGCCTTGGCCACGGGTGCAGGCATGCTGCCGTTCGCCGCAGCGATGCTGCTGTTCCCAAGCGTTGGCAGGCGCCTGGGCCGGCGATTCTCCAGTGAGATGGTGCTGGCCATCGGCTTGTCCATCACTGCCGCCGGCAACGCGCTGGCGGGTATCGGCGCATGGCACAACACGCCGATGGTGGCGCTGCTGGCGATGGTCATCATCGGCGCTGGCGGTGGCATCCTCAACGGCGAAACATCCAAGGCCATCATCGGCTCGGCGCCTCGCGACCGCGCAGGCATGGCCTCGGGCATCAGTGCCACGACGCGCTTCGTCGGCATCCTGCTCGGTTTCACGGTGCTCTCCAGCGCCCTGACCGTCGGCATCCGCGCCGGACTCTCAGCACGCGTTCCCGCAGAAGAGGTCATGCGTCTGGCCGATACCATCGCCACCGGTGCACTGAGCCAAGGAGACCCGGTTGATCTCGCGCGGGCGATCTACAGCCAGGGCTTTGCCGCGTCCCTGTGGACCGCCGCCATTGCAGCGACGCTGGCCAGCTTGGCCGTTGCCCTGCTCAGGAAACGCAACTGA
- a CDS encoding Ohr family peroxiredoxin, which produces MTGLKPPPHSVLDKYHGDEVRPLYTGRVRVSGGVAQHGRASGVVRSDDGALSVDLRLPAELGGPGGGTNPEQLLAAGYAGCFHGAMVLVAARAGLELIDPSIEVAVTFARDPVDGLYLLSAEIVVCLPGMDPIRAAELVRNTERVCPYAKMFHRGISHVVRVAVD; this is translated from the coding sequence ATGACCGGGCTGAAACCGCCTCCGCACAGTGTGCTCGACAAGTACCACGGTGATGAGGTGCGCCCGCTGTATACCGGACGGGTGCGGGTCAGTGGTGGCGTGGCACAGCACGGTCGTGCGTCGGGCGTGGTGCGGTCGGATGACGGCGCGCTGTCGGTGGACCTGCGATTGCCCGCTGAGCTGGGAGGACCCGGCGGCGGTACCAATCCCGAGCAGCTGCTGGCGGCGGGCTACGCCGGCTGCTTCCACGGCGCGATGGTGCTGGTGGCTGCGCGTGCGGGGCTGGAACTGATCGACCCGAGCATCGAAGTAGCGGTGACGTTCGCACGCGATCCCGTGGACGGTCTGTACCTGCTGTCGGCCGAGATCGTGGTGTGTCTGCCTGGCATGGACCCGATACGTGCAGCCGAACTGGTGCGCAACACCGAGCGGGTCTGTCCCTACGCGAAGATGTTCCATCGTGGCATCAGCCATGTGGTGAGGGTTGCGGTGGACTAG
- a CDS encoding RNA polymerase sigma-70 factor, whose protein sequence is MDDPTALFTRLRPRLFGVAYRMLGSSHEAEDVVQDVWLRWHGANQQGIENAEAWLVATTTRRAIDGLRLARRTRERYVGMWLPEPLLTDETGTPEYMLETASDLSVAFLNVLERLAPDARAAFLLHDVFDQDYDVVARTLEKTEAACRQIVHRARLQLRQERPRYNVPQDVHQKLMRRFAEAIANGDFRTMKTLMAESAVLIGDGGGIVTSFPKPMVGGARIAQLLYAPHLRRKDQLRMVPSMINGRLGLLRYFDGVLESAMAFDTNGEQIVQILVQRNPHKLQGLNQPTSIQ, encoded by the coding sequence ATGGACGACCCCACTGCCCTGTTCACCCGACTACGCCCGCGCCTGTTCGGCGTGGCCTACCGCATGCTTGGCTCCTCGCATGAGGCCGAGGACGTGGTGCAGGATGTCTGGCTACGCTGGCATGGCGCCAACCAGCAGGGCATCGAGAACGCCGAAGCCTGGCTGGTGGCCACCACCACCCGCCGCGCCATTGATGGCCTGCGCCTGGCCCGGCGCACGCGCGAGCGCTATGTCGGCATGTGGCTGCCCGAGCCGCTGCTCACCGATGAAACGGGCACACCCGAGTACATGCTGGAAACGGCCAGCGACCTGTCGGTGGCCTTCCTCAACGTGCTGGAGCGGCTGGCACCGGACGCGCGTGCCGCGTTCCTGCTGCACGATGTGTTCGACCAGGATTACGACGTGGTGGCACGCACGCTGGAAAAGACCGAAGCCGCCTGCCGGCAGATCGTGCACCGCGCACGTCTGCAGCTGCGGCAGGAACGCCCGCGTTACAACGTGCCGCAGGACGTGCACCAGAAACTGATGCGGCGTTTCGCCGAGGCCATCGCCAATGGCGACTTCAGGACGATGAAAACCCTGATGGCCGAATCGGCCGTGCTGATCGGCGATGGCGGCGGCATCGTCACCAGCTTCCCGAAACCGATGGTCGGCGGCGCACGCATCGCGCAGCTGTTGTATGCCCCGCACCTGCGGCGCAAGGACCAGCTGCGGATGGTGCCGAGCATGATCAATGGACGACTGGGGCTGCTGCGTTACTTCGACGGCGTGCTGGAATCAGCAATGGCCTTCGATACCAACGGCGAGCAGATCGTGCAGATCCTGGTGCAGCGCAACCCACACAAGCTGCAGGGTCTGAACCAGCCAACCTCGATCCAGTAG
- a CDS encoding PA2169 family four-helix-bundle protein: MSNQSTIEHRLNDLIEIARDGKSFYEEAATKVKDAELSALFVRIAGVKGRIVSSLSSSVAATGGKPAEHGTMVGSMQQFYGKVRAAFGDTNYGYVAELEESEDRLLGAFKDVLKDNDLPPAVRQEVTQWLPEVQECHSVMRARKHAMKAA; encoded by the coding sequence ATGAGCAACCAGTCCACCATCGAGCATCGCCTCAACGACCTGATCGAGATCGCACGTGATGGCAAGTCCTTCTACGAGGAAGCCGCAACCAAGGTGAAGGACGCCGAGCTGTCGGCATTGTTCGTCCGCATCGCCGGGGTGAAGGGCCGCATCGTGTCCTCGCTGAGCAGCTCGGTGGCCGCTACCGGCGGCAAGCCGGCCGAGCACGGCACCATGGTCGGTTCCATGCAGCAGTTCTACGGCAAGGTGCGCGCGGCCTTCGGTGACACCAACTACGGTTACGTGGCCGAACTTGAAGAGTCCGAGGATCGCCTGCTGGGCGCGTTCAAGGACGTGCTGAAGGACAACGACCTGCCGCCGGCGGTGCGCCAGGAAGTGACCCAGTGGCTGCCGGAAGTGCAGGAATGCCATTCGGTGATGCGCGCGCGCAAGCATGCGATGAAGGCTGCCTGA